The proteins below come from a single Crossiella sp. CA-258035 genomic window:
- the phoU gene encoding phosphate signaling complex protein PhoU, which yields MREAYHEQLDRFAEILGDMTADVAKAMEKSTAALLNVDLGLAEQVIDEDAKIDDARAAAEEQAFALLALQAPVATDLRVVVAAIHAAEDLERMGDLALHVAKATRRRHPNGVLPDQVREDFAQMGRVAVELAKKAELVIRNRDVALAEQLEQDDDEMDDLHKHLFTVLMAKDWPHGVAPAVDITLLGRFYERFADHAVALARRVVFIATGKMPGRED from the coding sequence ATGCGCGAGGCCTATCACGAGCAGCTCGATCGTTTCGCCGAGATCCTCGGTGACATGACCGCCGATGTCGCGAAAGCGATGGAGAAGTCGACCGCAGCGCTGCTGAACGTCGACCTCGGCCTTGCCGAACAGGTGATCGACGAGGACGCCAAGATCGACGACGCCCGTGCGGCGGCGGAGGAACAGGCGTTCGCGCTGCTGGCCCTGCAGGCCCCGGTGGCCACCGACCTGCGGGTCGTGGTCGCCGCGATCCACGCCGCGGAGGACCTGGAGCGGATGGGCGACCTAGCCCTGCACGTGGCCAAGGCGACCAGGCGCAGGCACCCCAACGGTGTGCTGCCCGACCAGGTGCGCGAGGACTTCGCCCAGATGGGCCGGGTCGCGGTGGAGCTGGCCAAGAAGGCCGAGCTGGTCATCCGCAACCGGGACGTCGCACTGGCCGAGCAGCTGGAGCAGGACGACGACGAGATGGACGACCTGCACAAGCACCTGTTCACCGTGCTGATGGCCAAGGACTGGCCGCACGGTGTGGCTCCGGCGGTGGACATCACGCTGCTGGGCCGCTTCTACGAGCGCTTCGCCGACCACGCGGTGGCGCTGGCCCGCCGGGTGGTGTTCATCGCCACCGGCAAGATGCCGGGCCGCGAGGACTGA